From the genome of Leptodactylus fuscus isolate aLepFus1 chromosome 1, aLepFus1.hap2, whole genome shotgun sequence, one region includes:
- the ANKLE1 gene encoding ankyrin repeat and LEM domain-containing protein 1: MEDMAVKLCEAVENEDADEVENLLKCGADPNLVLPTGIAAIHLASGKENECALRCLTLILQYGGNPNVRCIDDLTPVHVAASWGCCKALSYLLRQGGDPSIQDQDGHTALDLALMENNRRCFVALQEYKERISDKHSGEMDGCRKNNSSLHDITELSFITLPLDSSYENSLVSSTKISPLYFPKDTTSRKKHLDNAVILSQVEMPLSYSKDEPAKEQEMDSSYKLVRSKCEFKATEEQVAVPVTRAPQTSEFFSFHRETDTTLHNSKDVTSPDHVYSYNKEYGDENMEKTLIMWDNFSKSENLEKQETYSKHSDCNTSLLDGCDSRWVSDKRDNSFQNSDGNDACNQSSEDATIDFKKHAFKTMNAQSSGIVDASKEVVEKEELRSACTQMISSERKGTLTAVFTNKTVRTSDTQGTLPSPTIPIEATYYEHGCQDLQIHLRNLLLSTKECHRNGSEAACADTVLSGKTKSLQHDYALRQRVKDESSLEDTVTVESYEQEINKKVDSELEEDLKKIEVSTRNFHSQFHEDKSLFFTPRTKSRLHSFKLRQDTSSLFEDSVEMPKRGRRVRSPNDRMAASAHIPPECLLSPNSSGVTCKTNKSDISKTLNNAVSKNLQELTLTNKIPQKENFSESDTNLSISNFLTDDLSSETEVKPCLLLKQPTSNNYDGILDSAWLTEDGESEISGVTDHENRKVSSTIETAFPTSLVNESYLHSTLIENTAVSSCKPQRYSFSRLSCIPKADVGTTQLCLGEAHDSISQEVPLSPGGRPVNVSQVEPVEYIYKDNEKGHVLIEKHIPSINQSSTDTTGKSDNTIIYDWRNYKINNGNLSKASSINSPNRVAVELYRLSNDEIANRLKGLGEDPGQVTSQNRKMCILLLDKCLKEHTSYRPTGFSFHYSPELSLAMTTFNIPDCNKDEAELSQEFDQPDKTKKWREGVLKCSFNYLLLDPRVTQNLPSRCYDLSQLDCFRTFISAVFYVGKGKRSRPYCHLYEALNHYKGICKQPCSKVQHITDIWKSGSGVLSLHCFQNAIPVEAYTREACMVDAIGLKMLTNQKKGIYYGQTQSWTPARRRRLGVHMLYKAMQIFLAEGERQLRPPDIR, encoded by the exons ATGTATAGATGATCTAACCCCAGTGCATGTAGCAGCTTCTTGGGGATGTTGCAAGGCCCTTAGCTACTTATTGCGGCAAGGTGGCGACCCTTCTATTCAGGATCAG GATGGCCATACAGCATTAGACTTGGCTTTAATGGAGAATAACAGGAGGTGTTTTGTTGCTCTTCAAGAATATAAAGAGAGAATCTCTGATAAACACTCAGGTGAAATGGATG GATGCCGCAAGAATAATTCATCTTTACATGATATAACAGAATTGAGCTTCATCACACTACCCCTTGATTCGTCATATGAAAACTCTCTTGTAAGCAGCACCAAAATCTCTCCTTTGTATTTTCCTAAAGATACAACTTCAAGAAAAAAACACTTGGATAATGCAGTAATATTAAGTCAAGTAGAAATGCCGCTTTCGTATTCAAAAGATGAACCTGCAAAAGAACAAGAAATGGATTCTAGTTACAAACTCGTTAGATCGAAGTGTGAATTTAAAGCAACTGAAGAACAAGTAGCAGTTCCTGTAACAAGAGCACCACAAACTAGTGAATTCTTCTCTTTTCACAGAGAAACTGACACAACTTTACATAACTCAAAGGATGTGACCTCTCCAGACCATGTTTATTCTTATAATAAGGAATATGGTGATGAGAACATGGAAAAGACTTTGATTATGTGGGATAATTTTTCTAAGAGTGAGAACTTGGAAAAACAAGAAACCTATTCTAAGCATAGTGACTGCAACACAAGCCTGCTGGATGGCTGTGATAGTAGGTGGGTCTCAGACAAAAGGGACAACTCCTTCCAGAATTCAGATGGTAATGATGCTTGTAATCAGAGCAGTGAGGATGCAACAATAGATTTTAAGAAACATGCATTCAAAACCATGAATGCTCAGAGCTCAGGAATTGTAGATGCAAGCAAAGAAGTGGTGGAAAAAGAAGAATTAAGAAGTGCTTGCACACAAATGATAAGCAGTGAAAGGAAAGGGACACTTACAGCTGTATTTACAAATAAAACTGTAAGAACCTCAGACACTCAGGGCACTTTACCATCTCCCACTATACCTATTGAAGCCACTTATTATGAACATGGCTGCCAGGATTTGCAAATTCACTTAAGGAACTTATTACTGTCTACCAAAGAATGCCATAGGAATGGATCAGAAGCAGCATGTGCTGACACTGTATTAAGTGGTAAAACAAAATCGCTACAGCATGACTATGCGCTTAGGCAGAGAGTAAAAGATGAAAGTAGCTTGGAAGATACTGTAACTGTAGAATCTTATGAACaagaaataaacaaaaaagtAGATTCTGAACTTGAGGAAGACTTGAAAAAAATCGAGGTGTCCACTAGGAATTTTCATTCACAGTTCCATGAGGACAAAAGTCTCTTCTTTACGCCACGCACTAAAAGTAGACTCCATTCTTTCAAGCTTCGTCAGGATACTTCTTCGCTTTTCGAGGACTCTGTGGAAATGCCTAAACGAGGCAGGCGTGTAAGGAGTCCAAATGACCGCATGGCTGCTTCTGCACATATCCCTCCTGAATGCCTTCTCTCTCCTAACTCCTCTGGCGTGACTTGTAAAACAAATAagtcagatatatctaaaacctTAAATAATGCTGTTTCCAAGAATTTGCAAGAGCTGACCTTAACAAACAAAATTCCACAAAAGGAAAACTTTTCTGAATCTGATACCAACCTCAGCATCAGCAACTTTCTTACAGATGACCTTTCTTCAGAGACAGAAGTCAAACCCTGCCTGCTGTTGAAGCAACCTACTAGCAACAATTATGATGGGATTCTTGACAGTGCGTGGCTAACAGAAGATGGGGAATCTGAGATTAGTGGAGTTACTGACCACGAAAACAGAAAAGTCAGCTCTACCATAGAGACCGCATTTCCTACATCGTTAGTTAATGAATCTTATTTACATAGTACTTTAATAGAAAACACAGCTGTGAGTAGTTGTAAACCTCAACGTTACAGCTTCAGTAGACTTTCTTGTATACCGAAAGCTGATGTTGGTACCACACAACTATGTCTAGGAGAAGCCCATGATTCTATCAGCCAGGAAGTACCATTATCACCTGGTGGACGTCCAGTAAATGTAAGTCAAGTAGAGCCTGTTGAATATATCTATAAGGATAATGAAAAAGGTCATGTACTCATTGAAAAGCATATTCCATCTATAAATCAGTCTAGCACTGATACCACAGGCAAGTCAGACAATACCATAATATATGACTGGAGAAACTATAAAATCAATAATGGAAACCTAAGCAAGGCCTCTTCTATAAATTCACCTAATAGAGTAGCTGTGGAACTCTACAGACTGTCCAATGATGAAATTGCTAACAGATTGAAAGGGCTTGGAGAAGACCCTGGGCAAGTAACCAGCCAAAATAGGAAAATGTGCATCTTATTATTAGACAAATGTCTAAAGGAACATACTTCATATAGACCCACAG GTTTTTCCTTTCATTATAGCCCAGAACTCTCTTTGGCCATGACCACCTTTAACATTCCAGACTGCAATAAAGATGAGGCAGAGCTTTCACAAGAATTTGACCAACCAGATAAAACAAAAAAGTGGAGAGAAGGTGTCTTAAAATGTAGTTTTAATTACTTATTATTGGATCCAAG GGTCACTCAAAATCTCCCATCTCGTTGTTATGACTTATCTCAATTAGATTGCTTTCGTACTTTTATCAGCGCTGTTTTTTATGTGGGAAAAGGAAAGCGATCTCGACCATACTGTCATCTCTATGAGGCACTTAATCACTACAAGGGTATTTGCAAGCAG ccTTGTTCTAAAGTACAGCACATTACAGATATATGGAAAAGCGGTAGcggtgtgctgtctctgcattGTTTCCAAAATGCCATCCCAGTAGAGGCATACACAAGAGAAGCCTGCATGGTGGATGCAATTG GATTAAAAATGTTAACCAATCAAAAGAAAGGTATATATTATGGACAGACCCAAAGCTGGACACCTGCACGACGGCGGCGTCTTGGAGTGCATATGCTTTATAAAGCAATGCAGATCTTCCTTGCTGAAGGAGAGCGACAGCTCCGACCACCAGACATACGTTAA